From Mesotoga infera, the proteins below share one genomic window:
- a CDS encoding ABC transporter ATP-binding protein: protein MNENILVLEGVNKHFPLNSFRMRGKVVHAMDDVSFSLRRGEVLAIVGESGSGKTTTANVISRIYRQTAGRVAFEGRELSGSMSRKEELKHHKRVQMIFQDPFGALNPTRTIGGIMERPFIIHKIAKEKRSVQEMVDNILTQVGLEPPEQFTRKFPHELSGGQRQRVNIARAFSVEPDLILADEPTSMLDVSNRMSIMNMMLNLKERHGVSFIYITHDLAGARYMSDRIIVMYAGMIMEIGPAEEVINNSFHPYTRLLKSAAPAPEIGLKRKPLTTGGDIPSLIDPPGGCRFHPRCPFARETCSTQIPEIKKIGEDHYARCIL, encoded by the coding sequence GTGAACGAGAATATCCTGGTTCTTGAAGGAGTCAACAAACACTTCCCCCTGAACTCTTTCAGAATGCGTGGAAAGGTTGTTCATGCAATGGACGACGTGTCTTTTTCTCTGCGAAGAGGGGAAGTGCTCGCGATAGTTGGAGAGTCCGGCAGCGGAAAAACTACAACTGCAAACGTAATAAGCAGGATCTACAGACAAACGGCAGGCAGAGTAGCTTTTGAAGGAAGAGAACTGAGCGGCAGCATGTCACGAAAAGAAGAGCTGAAACACCACAAGAGGGTCCAGATGATATTTCAGGACCCTTTCGGAGCATTGAATCCGACAAGAACGATAGGCGGGATTATGGAACGGCCGTTCATTATTCACAAGATTGCGAAAGAAAAGAGATCGGTACAGGAAATGGTAGACAACATACTCACTCAGGTAGGCCTTGAGCCGCCGGAGCAGTTCACTCGCAAGTTTCCCCATGAACTATCTGGCGGTCAGAGACAAAGGGTGAATATCGCAAGAGCCTTCTCTGTCGAGCCAGACCTCATTCTGGCCGACGAGCCCACTTCAATGCTCGACGTATCCAACAGGATGAGCATTATGAACATGATGCTAAACCTCAAAGAGCGACATGGAGTATCCTTCATATACATAACTCATGATCTCGCAGGCGCCCGTTATATGAGCGACAGGATAATAGTCATGTATGCCGGCATGATCATGGAGATCGGTCCGGCAGAAGAAGTGATAAACAACTCCTTTCACCCGTATACGAGACTGTTGAAATCGGCCGCTCCAGCTCCTGAAATTGGACTCAAGCGTAAACCACTGACAACCGGAGGAGACATCCCCTCGCTAATCGACCCTCCCGGCGGTTGCCGCTTCCACCCACGCTGTCCGTTCGCCAGAGAAACGTGTTCTACGCAGATACCGGAGATCAAGAAGATTGGCGAGGACCACTACGCCAGATGCATTCTCTAG